Genomic DNA from Bacillota bacterium:
TGAATCGTGCAGCTTTTCGCCCAGCAGTTGGTGAACGGTCTGACCCTGGGTTCCGTCTACGCTCTGGTCGCTCTGGGCTACACCATGGTTTACGGCGTGCTGCGGCTCATCAACTTTGCCCACGGTGAACTCTTCATGCTGGGCGCGTACCTGA
This window encodes:
- a CDS encoding branched-chain amino acid ABC transporter permease, encoding MQLFAQQLVNGLTLGSVYALVALGYTMVYGVLRLINFAHGELFMLGAYL